The DNA sequence CGGCACAAGTCACAGCGTCATCAGCTAGACTGGTGACTGTGGGTGGCGTTGGCGCAGAGATCATCTGAGTGATCTGGGTCATACACATGTTGGCATCGGTGATGATTACCGTATAGCTCCCTGCGGAAAGGTTGGTAGCGATAGAATCCATCAACATGGCATCGTGCGACCAACTGTAGCTATATGGAGCGGTACCGCCAGTAAGACCAAGGGTGATACTGCCATCATTGCCTACTACACAAGTTTCGTTGGTAAAGTTGAGGATTTGTGCAGTCAGAGGTAAAGGTTGAGTAACGATAAAGGTATCTATCACTTGACAACCCGCTGCGCTGGCATCCGTCATCGTCACCGCATAGGTGCCAGCGACTAAGCCTGTGATCTGACTTGTAGTAGGCGTATTGGTTGCTGCCGGGGCATTCATGCTCCACGCAAAAGCATAAGGCGTATCAGCAGGGGCTCCAGCTGTGTTACCACTTACGAGAATGGCACCCGAGGCATCGCCGTTACAGGAAAGATCCGTGATGTTTTCATTCAATGAAAGCACCTTGACAGCACCCACCGTGTAGCATTCTTGGGTAGAACAACCGTTGTCATCCGTTACCGTGACACAGTATTGGCCCGGATTTAAGTTGATAATGGTCGTTGTGGAAGCTTGGATGTTGAGGCCCGTACTCCAGTTAAAGGTGTAATTGCCATTGGCGGTTGTTCCACCAGAAGCAGTAATGGTGATCTCACCATCCTGCCCTCCGGTACAACTGGCATCGGTGATGAATGTATTGGCATCGAGTACGCGCAAAGCGGGCGGCTGACCAAGAGGAATCAAAGCAATTTCCTGACAACCTGCTGGATCGGTCACGGTTATTCCGTAAGAACCCGCTCGGATATTGTCTACGTAGAAGGTATTACCCGGGTTGGTTACCCCATTGGGCACACTCCAGTTGAAAGTATATTCAGGCCCTGGATTGGTAATCGGCAAACCATCGGAAGTAGGAAGGAAAGCAAGGGAACCATCGCTCAAACCAAAACAGGTAGGCACCGTATCGCGAATGGTTATTCCCAGCACTGGCCCGGCAATCACTTCGATGGTATCGACGACCACCTGGCTAGGAACGGTAGCATCCGTGATGGTAATCTGGTAGGACCCCGCAGCAAGGTTGCTTACAGTAGCCGAACCACCATTCGCAGGAATCACCACTGGTGCGCTGTTGGGGCCGCTGAGTGGAACCGTATTCCACACAAACTGATAGGGGGCCATACCTTGATCGACAGTAACGGTGAAACTGCCATCATCGAAAGAAGGACAGGTAAGGCTGTCTTGTTGGATCAATACAAAAAATGGATTGTCCGTTACAAGGGCTTTCCCATTATCAGGGATCAATTGAATCTGCTGACTATTGTTATCAACGACTTCAAAGGCTACGGGGTTCTCCGTAATGTCCAAAGGAGAGCAATCGTCCAACTGCCCAATTACATCGAAACATATTTCGAAGAAGATCGCATCATCGGGGAGGGTAACACCAGCAAAAGTATTATCCGACCAAGAGAAAGTCATTACACCTGCAGGAATGGCGTTAGGGCTTGGAAAGTTTTGCCAACCAAAGTTACCTACATTCAAATCAGGTGCCATCGGGTTAAAGCCCTGCACACCAGAAATACTAAGGATGGTAGGATCCCAGTTTACCGAAAATTGGGCGGAGATAAGGTTGACAAAATTACCCACCGTCACCGGGATACATTCGTTAGAACCGGGGAGTAAATTGGTCAGCGGTAGCCCAAAAACCACAGCATCGCAGGCTGTAACGGCTGGGGTAGTCGCTGATCCGCCACAACTCTTACCGTCTTCCACTTCTATCACGTAAGTGCCGGGGCCAGGAACGGTGAAGCTGATCACATCATCGTGGTCAAAAGGCCCTCCAATCACGGAGCCCGTTACCGTGGGGTCATCTTGCCGGTAGATAAGGATACTCGTATAATCGGTGTTGTCTAATTCCGAAAGGCCTCCTCGAACCCGGAAACTACCCTGGCATCCGGTCATAGCTACTTCGCTAATGACAATTTCATTGAGGTAGGCCACGGCAAAAGCTTGATCCGAGCGTAAATTGACACACTCACCTACAGGATTTCCTTCGTATTCTGCTAATGAACCAGCAAACAAGGCATCAAAAGTAATGGGAGCAAAGTAGTAGATGGCTGGCGCTCCTCCATTGAATGCATTCTGTAGGTTCCCGTCGTTGAAAAACGGAACATCACCACTAAGCGTATTGCCGGTGTAGACGTAGAAACCGTAGGTCGCATTACCATCATCTAAAGTACAGGGGTCATTTTTGATGGCCGCTGTATCTGGCCCTGTAGTGGTGGGCAGACAGTTGAAAAAGGCATAACC is a window from the Lewinella sp. LCG006 genome containing:
- a CDS encoding gliding motility-associated C-terminal domain-containing protein; this translates as MNRILTSLVILIFTVITVQAQTPDQVVLTRTVSTGEARMCTSDAGSINSFGPLIGQTNDITPDTIYLCLGDTLFIDHNDDQDLSGDPNMLTPGGIGYAFFNCLPTTTGPDTAAIKNDPCTLDDGNATYGFYVYTGNTLSGDVPFFNDGNLQNAFNGGAPAIYYFAPITFDALFAGSLAEYEGNPVGECVNLRSDQAFAVAYLNEIVISEVAMTGCQGSFRVRGGLSELDNTDYTSILIYRQDDPTVTGSVIGGPFDHDDVISFTVPGPGTYVIEVEDGKSCGGSATTPAVTACDAVVFGLPLTNLLPGSNECIPVTVGNFVNLISAQFSVNWDPTILSISGVQGFNPMAPDLNVGNFGWQNFPSPNAIPAGVMTFSWSDNTFAGVTLPDDAIFFEICFDVIGQLDDCSPLDITENPVAFEVVDNNSQQIQLIPDNGKALVTDNPFFVLIQQDSLTCPSFDDGSFTVTVDQGMAPYQFVWNTVPLSGPNSAPVVIPANGGSATVSNLAAGSYQITITDATVPSQVVVDTIEVIAGPVLGITIRDTVPTCFGLSDGSLAFLPTSDGLPITNPGPEYTFNWSVPNGVTNPGNTFYVDNIRAGSYGITVTDPAGCQEIALIPLGQPPALRVLDANTFITDASCTGGQDGEITITASGGTTANGNYTFNWSTGLNIQASTTTIINLNPGQYCVTVTDDNGCSTQECYTVGAVKVLSLNENITDLSCNGDASGAILVSGNTAGAPADTPYAFAWSMNAPAATNTPTTSQITGLVAGTYAVTMTDASAAGCQVIDTFIVTQPLPLTAQILNFTNETCVVGNDGSITLGLTGGTAPYSYSWSHDAMLMDSIATNLSAGSYTVIITDANMCMTQITQMISAPTPPTVTSLADDAVTCADDQDGNLLVQVTPAPGTSIQSIVWSTGQTGPAITNLSPGEYIVTITANNACVTIDTALVTAPAPILLDSTQVRRPSCPGESDGQISVFASGGTPPYRYSWAHLPMPTTQNPITSLAAGDYTLVIFDANNCSSETFVITVEDAPTINVVFSNVTDTSCPDDNTCDAMATATASYSDGSPGDFIFTWNSGEMTNGGLTSTAVQLCEGTQTLNVIGGLCGVDVEFTIDAPAPIVVGTEISPVSCNGDADGSITIDPMGGTGPYSFFWVETSETTANINNLSAGPYTAVITDANMCTFTQTVVVDQPAVLTLAIDQVTTTDQVTCAGDTDGVIAVTATGGNVNPANPYQYVWNNNAVGAINANLAAGTYSVTVTDFKGCTDDLSFTIGEPDPLVFSLEPIEPPLCFGDPTFIVIDTVFGGANNPFEEYTFMVDNNGLNFPVLQPATVFAGDHIVTVEDINGCTEELEITIVSPGQIQIIMDSPIVVELGDSTVQLLPTITPGGIYNYQWTPAEFLSSDTIRNPFVFPERSLEYTLTVVNENGCTASETVFVELDANRNVYIPNIFSPNGDGRNDEFAVFACLGVRTITSARLFDRWGGLLYEATLLEPACLNGTKLWDGSKNGETMQPGVYVYVIEIEFLDGVVLTYRGDVTLIK